One Cytophagales bacterium DNA window includes the following coding sequences:
- a CDS encoding GNAT family N-acetyltransferase: protein MAIIRQGNKADLPAALELIRELAIYEKAEHEVANTVEMMEKDGFGAQPVFGFIVAEEDGGEIIGMSMYYYRYSTWKGKRMYLEDLIVKEAKRGSGVGKLLFERTIEIGKETGCTGMMWQVLDWNEPAINFYKKYNTRMEDDWINCNLDF from the coding sequence ATGGCCATCATTCGACAAGGAAATAAAGCAGACTTACCCGCCGCATTGGAATTGATCCGGGAACTTGCGATCTATGAAAAGGCTGAACATGAGGTGGCCAATACCGTCGAAATGATGGAAAAAGATGGCTTTGGAGCACAGCCGGTATTTGGATTCATTGTGGCTGAAGAAGACGGTGGAGAGATCATTGGCATGTCCATGTATTACTACCGCTACTCCACATGGAAAGGCAAACGCATGTACCTGGAAGATTTGATCGTAAAAGAAGCCAAACGCGGCTCTGGCGTAGGCAAGCTGCTGTTCGAGCGAACGATTGAAATCGGGAAAGAAACCGGATGTACAGGAATGATGTGGCAAGTACTGGACTGGAATGAACCTGCAATCAACTTCTACAAGAAGTACAATACTCGGATGGAAGACGACTGGATCAATTGTAATCTGGATTTTTAA
- a CDS encoding DUF4286 family protein — protein sequence MLIYNVTVNIDPEVEEEWKQWMKNVHIPEVLNTGRFTGSKFLRLLNEVPDATGITYAIQYFAENIGQIEAYLDTEAPAMRKHHDDAYGGKFVAFRTVLEEVV from the coding sequence ATGCTAATCTACAACGTCACCGTAAACATTGATCCGGAAGTAGAAGAGGAATGGAAGCAATGGATGAAAAATGTTCACATTCCCGAAGTATTGAATACCGGTCGGTTCACAGGCTCCAAGTTCCTACGATTATTAAATGAAGTACCTGATGCAACGGGCATTACCTATGCAATCCAGTATTTTGCAGAGAACATTGGCCAGATTGAGGCCTATCTGGACACAGAAGCCCCAGCGATGAGAAAACACCACGACGATGCCTATGGAGGTAAGTTTGTGGCGTTTAGGACGGTGTTGGAGGAGGTCGTTTAG
- a CDS encoding carotenoid biosynthesis protein has translation MKIPNQHIGIGILFFHLIGAFGTFWHMTRETTLAMTPVNLLLSSILIFVCHEKITTRWTITVVILAIIGYLVEVAGVATGQIFGKYQYGPVLGYAIWDVPLAMALNWFLLLYIFGQLVAPLKLPLALKAMLAGFGMVLLDVIIEPVAIELNYWRWTNVSVPFQNYVAWFVIGSILQVFFLKANGPIRNAFAFYLLASQLLYFLSILLFL, from the coding sequence ATGAAAATACCCAACCAACATATCGGCATCGGTATTCTATTTTTTCACTTGATTGGTGCTTTTGGTACTTTCTGGCATATGACCAGGGAAACGACCCTTGCAATGACACCAGTTAATTTACTCCTGAGCAGTATACTAATCTTTGTGTGCCATGAAAAAATCACCACTCGCTGGACAATAACTGTCGTAATTTTAGCAATCATCGGCTATTTGGTAGAAGTGGCAGGGGTGGCCACCGGGCAGATTTTTGGGAAGTATCAATATGGGCCTGTTTTAGGTTATGCGATTTGGGACGTCCCATTAGCGATGGCATTGAACTGGTTTTTACTGCTGTACATTTTTGGGCAGCTAGTAGCCCCGTTGAAATTACCCCTTGCACTCAAAGCAATGTTGGCTGGATTTGGCATGGTTTTGCTGGATGTCATCATTGAACCGGTCGCAATTGAACTGAATTATTGGCGGTGGACCAATGTTTCTGTACCTTTTCAGAACTATGTAGCGTGGTTTGTGATCGGCTCGATCCTGCAAGTATTTTTTCTGAAAGCAAATGGCCCTATCAGGAATGCATTTGCCTTCTATTTGCTAGCAAGTCAATTGCTTTATTTTTTGTCCATCTTGCTGTTTTTATAA
- the crtI gene encoding phytoene desaturase family protein, giving the protein MGKKVCVIGSGFAGLSAACHLAKAGYQVTVLEKNEQVGGRARTLSVDGFHFDMGPSWYWMPDVFERFFNHFGKQASDFYDLKRLDPSYAVKFKDELLPIPAKMDEFEAMCERIEPGSSKALRKFLSQAQYKYEVGIHDLVHKPGRSLTEFMDARLLYGLTKMDVLTSMRKHVHRFFKSDKLRELMEFPILFLGSTPSNTPALYSLMNYADISLGTWYPMGGMNKVIQGMVSIAEELGVEIKTEEKVLSFQYEKNGIQRIVTENQRFETDLVVAGADYNHIDQSIVAPEFRQYSPKYWDNREMAPSSLLFYLGVKKELPKMLHHVLFFDEDFNHHAHEIYNDPKWPTKPLLYTSATGKTDPDVAPAGHENLVVLIPVAPGLEDTPEIREKYYNLVMDRLEAFNETSIREHVIVKKSFAHNDFQNDYNSFKGNAYGLANTLRQTAILKPRLKSKKLKNLYHTGQLTVPGPGVPPSLISGEVVAKEIHKEFA; this is encoded by the coding sequence ATGGGGAAAAAAGTCTGTGTTATAGGTTCTGGTTTTGCTGGTTTATCCGCAGCCTGTCATTTGGCGAAAGCTGGTTATCAGGTCACCGTGCTCGAAAAAAATGAGCAAGTGGGTGGCAGGGCTCGAACACTATCCGTAGATGGTTTTCACTTCGACATGGGACCTTCCTGGTATTGGATGCCGGACGTTTTCGAAAGATTCTTCAATCATTTCGGCAAACAAGCTTCAGATTTCTACGATCTCAAAAGACTGGACCCTTCCTATGCAGTAAAGTTCAAGGATGAGTTACTGCCCATTCCTGCGAAAATGGATGAGTTTGAGGCTATGTGTGAGCGGATTGAACCAGGAAGTTCAAAGGCATTAAGAAAATTTCTATCTCAGGCGCAATACAAATATGAGGTTGGCATTCACGATCTCGTTCATAAGCCTGGTAGGTCCCTGACAGAATTCATGGACGCCCGATTATTGTACGGCCTGACCAAAATGGATGTCCTGACTTCCATGCGGAAACACGTTCATCGTTTTTTCAAGTCCGATAAGCTCCGCGAGTTAATGGAGTTCCCGATCCTGTTTTTGGGGTCTACGCCAAGCAATACACCGGCACTTTACAGTCTGATGAATTATGCAGACATCTCACTAGGCACCTGGTATCCTATGGGTGGAATGAATAAGGTCATTCAGGGCATGGTCAGTATAGCCGAAGAACTGGGTGTTGAAATAAAGACGGAAGAAAAAGTACTTTCATTCCAATATGAGAAAAACGGCATTCAACGAATCGTTACCGAAAATCAGCGGTTTGAAACGGATCTGGTGGTCGCGGGTGCAGACTATAACCACATTGACCAATCTATCGTGGCTCCGGAGTTCCGACAGTATTCTCCCAAATATTGGGACAACCGGGAAATGGCCCCTTCGTCTCTGTTATTCTATCTGGGCGTGAAAAAGGAATTACCGAAGATGTTACATCACGTGCTGTTCTTCGATGAAGATTTCAATCACCACGCTCACGAGATCTACAATGACCCCAAGTGGCCTACCAAGCCTTTGTTGTACACCTCAGCAACGGGCAAGACAGATCCAGACGTAGCGCCTGCAGGTCACGAGAATTTGGTGGTATTGATCCCTGTCGCTCCAGGTTTGGAAGACACGCCTGAAATCCGTGAAAAGTATTACAATCTGGTGATGGATCGCCTGGAAGCATTCAATGAAACAAGCATTCGTGAACATGTGATCGTGAAAAAAAGCTTTGCCCACAATGACTTTCAGAATGATTATAACTCATTTAAAGGCAATGCCTACGGATTGGCCAATACCTTGCGACAAACCGCGATCCTGAAACCTCGACTAAAAAGTAAAAAACTCAAAAACTTATACCATACCGGGCAATTGACCGTCCCTGGACCTGGCGTCCCTCCTTCTCTGATCTCTGGAGAAGTGGTGGCCAAAGAGATCCACAAGGAATTTGCCTGA
- a CDS encoding phytoene/squalene synthase family protein encodes MDELFNTTALKCSRLITQHYSTSFTLGIKTLHKKFHLPVYAVYGFVRYADEIVDTFHGKNKQELLLRFKADTYRAIEEEISLNPVLHAFQMVVNEYGIDHDLIEAFLYSMEMDLDQTLHDQESYEKYIYGSAEVVGLMCLRIFCEGNRKQYNELLSSAKSLGSAFQKVNFLRDIKSDFDDRGRVYFPGVDFNQFTLEDKKLIEEDIEKDFRDALEGIKMLPQGARGGVYLAYVYYFQLFKKIKRLPPRKILSERVRVPDSIKMLLWTKSYVKSSLNTI; translated from the coding sequence ATGGATGAATTGTTCAACACTACGGCCCTCAAATGCAGCCGCCTGATCACGCAGCACTATAGTACTTCATTTACACTAGGCATTAAGACCTTACACAAGAAATTTCACCTGCCTGTTTATGCCGTGTATGGCTTTGTTCGCTATGCTGATGAGATTGTAGATACATTTCACGGCAAGAACAAGCAGGAATTGTTGCTGCGTTTCAAAGCAGATACTTATCGTGCCATTGAAGAAGAGATCAGCCTGAATCCGGTTTTGCATGCTTTTCAGATGGTCGTCAATGAATATGGGATCGATCATGACTTAATTGAGGCATTTCTCTATAGCATGGAAATGGACCTGGATCAAACACTACATGACCAGGAGTCCTACGAAAAATACATTTATGGCTCTGCAGAAGTAGTCGGATTGATGTGCTTACGGATTTTTTGTGAAGGCAACCGAAAGCAATACAATGAATTGTTAAGCTCTGCCAAGTCATTGGGTTCTGCTTTTCAAAAGGTGAATTTCCTGAGAGATATCAAAAGCGATTTTGATGACCGGGGGCGGGTTTACTTTCCTGGAGTGGACTTCAATCAGTTTACGCTAGAAGACAAAAAGCTGATCGAAGAAGACATTGAAAAGGATTTTAGAGACGCACTAGAAGGGATCAAAATGCTTCCCCAAGGAGCTAGAGGTGGTGTTTATTTGGCTTATGTATATTACTTCCAACTCTTTAAAAAAATCAAACGCCTTCCTCCTAGAAAGATTCTTTCCGAAAGGGTACGGGTTCCGGACAGCATCAAAATGTTGCTGTGGACCAAATCCTATGTGAAGAGTTCTCTGAATACCATTTAA
- a CDS encoding lycopene cyclase domain-containing protein — MSLYFLLHFCTISFPLARSFEYRVKYYTKWAPLVLAILITGFVFIVWDILFTKSGVWGFNPAYLSGFYLANLPIEEWLFFVTVPFASVFIYENVIYFIRKPLKSAIAQRIMLVMGITLVLIAITHYDQLYTFYCFLGTGILLILHGTYIKAEYAGHFLITYLFHLIPFFVVNGILTGSFIDGQIVWYNPAEHFGILLMTIPIEDSIYSMFLLLMNITLYEYFKKTRFS, encoded by the coding sequence ATGTCGCTGTATTTCTTGCTTCATTTCTGCACGATTTCCTTTCCGCTGGCCAGATCTTTTGAATACCGGGTCAAGTACTATACCAAATGGGCTCCCCTTGTACTGGCCATCCTGATCACGGGATTTGTGTTCATTGTTTGGGACATCCTGTTCACCAAATCCGGTGTTTGGGGATTCAACCCTGCTTATTTATCTGGATTTTACCTCGCGAACCTACCGATTGAAGAATGGTTGTTTTTCGTGACCGTCCCCTTCGCCTCTGTTTTCATTTACGAAAACGTCATTTATTTCATTCGCAAACCCCTAAAATCAGCCATCGCCCAGCGGATCATGTTGGTCATGGGAATCACTTTAGTTCTTATCGCTATTACCCACTACGATCAACTGTACACGTTTTATTGTTTCCTTGGCACTGGGATTTTATTGATATTACACGGAACTTACATCAAAGCAGAATACGCAGGGCATTTTTTAATTACTTACCTGTTTCATCTGATCCCATTTTTTGTCGTGAACGGCATCCTTACCGGGTCGTTTATCGATGGTCAGATTGTCTGGTACAACCCTGCAGAGCATTTTGGCATCTTATTGATGACGATCCCAATTGAGGATTCGATTTACTCGATGTTTCTGCTATTAATGAACATAACACTGTACGAATACTTTAAAAAGACCCGGTTTTCCTGA
- a CDS encoding 4-hydroxy-3-methylbut-2-enyl diphosphate reductase, with protein sequence MKNLTVNIDQNSGFCFGVVFAIEMAEEILDEFGELYCLGDIVHNDEEVKRLEQKGLKIISHDDLLTIRDARVLIRAHGEPPSTYKIATMNNLELIDASCPVVLKLQNRIKNSYDKKQNIYIYGKHGHAEVVGLMGQTMNQAVVFQDLEELDLEEMPREITLYSQTTKSTDKFYDITRQLAEAGIQVNSHDTICRQVSNRDKELRNFAQKFDKIVFVSGTKSSNGKVLYNICKQNNPGSFFVSSPSEINNDWFNTNDSVGVCGATSTPMWLMEQVRDQLLTY encoded by the coding sequence ATGAAGAATCTCACTGTAAATATCGATCAAAACTCCGGCTTTTGCTTTGGAGTGGTATTTGCAATTGAGATGGCAGAAGAGATCCTGGATGAATTTGGTGAACTGTATTGCCTGGGAGATATCGTTCACAATGATGAAGAGGTTAAACGATTAGAGCAAAAAGGGCTGAAGATCATAAGTCATGATGACTTGCTTACAATCCGGGATGCCCGGGTGCTGATCCGAGCTCATGGCGAACCACCTTCTACTTACAAGATTGCCACCATGAACAACCTGGAGCTGATCGATGCTTCTTGCCCAGTGGTATTGAAACTGCAAAATAGAATTAAGAACTCCTACGATAAGAAGCAGAATATCTATATCTATGGAAAGCATGGCCATGCAGAAGTGGTGGGCCTCATGGGGCAAACCATGAATCAAGCGGTCGTCTTTCAGGATCTGGAAGAATTAGATCTGGAAGAAATGCCACGGGAAATCACGCTTTATAGCCAGACGACCAAGAGCACAGATAAATTTTACGACATTACTCGTCAACTTGCAGAGGCTGGCATTCAGGTGAATTCGCATGATACCATTTGCCGACAGGTTTCTAACCGTGATAAGGAGCTCAGGAACTTTGCCCAAAAGTTTGATAAGATCGTATTCGTTTCAGGCACCAAATCATCGAATGGTAAAGTGCTTTATAACATTTGCAAGCAAAATAATCCTGGATCATTCTTTGTTTCCAGTCCTTCAGAAATCAACAATGATTGGTTCAATACCAATGATTCTGTAGGCGTATGTGGCGCAACATCCACCCCTATGTGGCTCATGGAACAAGTCCGGGATCAACTCTTAACGTATTAA
- a CDS encoding beta-carotene hydroxylase, with translation MSIAINTLLVVGTFFFMEGIAWFTHKYIMHGFLWSWHRSHHKVHPHPLEMNDLFALVFSIPSVALIVIGFEVASVSWLKFIGFGILGYGIFYFIFHDVIVHRRIKIKFKAKHRYMRRIINAHYIHHESHSKEGGRAFGFLYAPKRFEESKS, from the coding sequence ATGTCAATAGCGATCAATACACTACTGGTGGTTGGTACCTTCTTCTTTATGGAAGGCATTGCCTGGTTTACACACAAATACATCATGCATGGGTTCCTGTGGTCCTGGCATCGTTCGCACCATAAAGTGCATCCGCATCCGCTTGAAATGAATGACTTGTTCGCCCTGGTCTTCAGCATTCCTTCTGTAGCGCTGATTGTGATCGGATTTGAAGTGGCATCCGTTTCCTGGCTGAAATTCATTGGCTTTGGCATTCTGGGATATGGCATTTTCTATTTCATCTTTCATGATGTCATCGTCCACCGACGAATCAAGATCAAATTCAAGGCGAAACATCGCTACATGCGCCGGATCATCAACGCACATTACATTCATCATGAAAGTCATTCTAAAGAAGGTGGACGTGCTTTTGGGTTTCTGTATGCTCCAAAGAGGTTCGAGGAGTCTAAATCATAA